GGAGGTAGACGGCGCTCCCGTGAACCAGCTCGATCTCTACCTCTGGAACGCCGTCGAGCGGACCTGGACGACGCTCGCCACCGGAGACGCGGCCGAGTCGGATCCCGCGGTGCGTAGCACGCTGATCCTGGTGCCGGACGATATCGCGGACCATGTCGCGGAAGGTCGAATCTGGATCCTGGCCGTGGCGCCAGCCGCATACCCGGGAGGCTCGGTCGCCGAGAGCGTGATCGCCACGGACTACGTCGGGATGAGCGCGGCCTACTTGCTCGACTGAACATCAAGGCGGGGCGGATGGATGCGCGCGTCATCCGCGAGCCCGGCGGCGGTTCCGAATGCCGCCGGGCGCTCTAGAGCAGACCGAGCGAGCATGGCTCAGGGAAGTCCGTCGATCGCCTGGCCCTTCGGATAGCTGACCGCATACCGCAGCTCGATCGCGCGCTCTTCGCCGGGGCCGAGCTTCAGCGTCCACGACTTCACGCCCGGCTTCGACTCGTCCGCTCGGCCCTCGGGGGCGGTCGTGCCGCTGAGGATCGTTACGGCGATGTCCTCGTCCTGGCTCACGGGCACGAGGTCGCGCAGCAGGAGCTCCACCATCGCGTCGTGGTGGTTCTTCACCGTCGTGCGGATGCGGTAGTGGATCGTCTCCGTCTTGGAGAACAGGCCGGACTCGTCGCGGCTGCGATCGAGCACCTTGCGGTCGAGGCGGATGCGGGGATCGGGGCCGAAGGCGAGCTTCAGCTCCCCGCCCGGCGGCACGTCGGCGAGCGACGAGCGGCCCGCGTACGCGCCGCCCACGAAGAGCTCCACGGGCCCCGCGAAGAGGGGCACGCCCGTCCCGTTCGTCGCCTCCGCGACGAGGTAGGCGCGCTCGTCCAGCCGGGGAGACGCCACGCGCGCCAGCTTTGAATCCAGGGAGAAGACGCCCAGCGGGCTCTTTCGCTCTTCGCCGGTGCTCGGCACGGACGCTTTGGCGGTGGCGGTCACGGTCGTGGCCACGACGCCGACGTCGAACCGCGCGGGCGCTTCGACGTCGTAGGACTCGGCGTAGTCCTCCTTCGCGGCCCCCGACATCGATGGAGCCGGCGCCATTCGCGACCGGAACTTCTCGCGAACGGGCTGAGCCTTGCGCAGATACAAGGGCTCGAGCTCGCCGACGAAGATGCGCTGCTCGGGGCGCGCGGTGGACACCGCCAGCGTCACGCCTCGCCAGTCTTCGCCGGTGCGCTGCTCCACCACCGCCTGCAGGTCCAGCTCCACCTTGCCGGTGGCGGGATCGAGGCGCGCGTCCCACGCCGGCCTCCACGACGCGCCCAGGACGCGGTAGCCCAGCTCGAGCGTGAGCACGCCCTCCTTCGCGACGACGAGATCGATGACCACGCGCTTCCCCGCCAGCGCGCCCGTGTCGCGCAGCCGGGAGACGTCGGCGCGTGCCGCGTCGAGCTTGGGCGCGAGTTCGCGGCGATCCGCCTCGGCGCGGCGCAGCCGCTTCTGGATCGCGGTGTACTCCTTGCCCAGATACTCCACCATCGCCGCCCAATCCTTGGGGTTTCGGCCCCGGGCGCCGAGGTTCTCGCTCTGCTCCTTGGCATAGGTCGACCGCAGCGCGTCGAGGAAGTCCCGCTCCTTGCCGGCGGTCGTCGCCTGGTCCAGGAGCTCGCGATCGCGGTCTTCCAGCTCCCGCAGCGCTTCCTCGGCGGCCCGGAGGGGCGCGGACGAGCTCTCGGTCAGCGGCTGGGCCTCCACCGAGATGCCGAGGATCCGCGCCTTCGCCGATCCCGACGCCTGGACGCGCACCGAGTCGTCCAGCAGGCTCGGCGTCAGCCCTTCGACGAGGAGCCGCACCTCGCCGGCGGCCAGGTTCGTCCGGGCGCGCCGCGTGACCAGGGCCGACCCCGGATAGACGGTCACCTCGTCCAGGGTGCTGGACACCTTCGTGTCAGCGGCGGCGAACGAGGGGAGGAGGAACAGGAGCAGCAGCGCAGCGGGGGTTCGTGGGCTCATGGAGCCGTAGACGATCCCACCCTGGGGAAAGATTCAACTCCCTCTTCTCCGATTCGCAAAGCGAGTGGGATTCGCGGGCATGGACGCCGAGGCCGACCGAGGCGGTCGGGGATCTCATGGAAATCTTGTCGCCACCCTCCTTTCGTGTAAGAGCCGTTGGAACGGCGGCGCGTCTGCCGGTTACCGGGCGGCGCCTCGCCCGGGGGGTACACGGCATGATCCGTTTGTCTTGGGTGGTGTTGCTGGCTGGCGGGATTCTGGCGTGCGGAGGATCCTCCGGATCTCCTCCGACGGAAAAGAAGCCCGACCTGATCCGGGAGCTCCCCCCGTCCTCGGTGAAGTGCGGGTCCGGCGCAGGCACGCTCTCGGGGCGTCTCGTAGCTCCTAACGGCGAAACGCCGATCGTCGGCGCGGTCGCGACGATCTCCTCCGCCGATTGCGTCGCCGCGACGGACGGAACCGGCAGGTTCGAGTTCGACGGGGTGCCCCTCGAGCTCGCGACGCTCGAGCTTCGCAAGGGCATCTTTTCCGTGTCGACGGATGCGACTCCGGGTGAGCCGCTCAATCTGATGATCGCGCCGGACTCGGTGCGCCTCGCGTACGTTCCCGGATCATACGACAGTGTGGAAGACGTCCTCCGGGGGCTGGGTTTCGAGCCGGATGAGATCCCGCCCTGGACGCTCGGCGAGGCCACACTCGCCGGCTACGACGGCCTGTTCTTGAACTGCGGTGCGGGAGAGTTCGACGAGGACGCTGTCGCGAAGGTCCGTACCTTCGTCTCGAAGGGCGGCGCCTTGTATGCGTCCGACTGGGCGTACTCCACGATCGCGGAAGCCTTCCCTGGCCGGGTCCGCTTCGTCGAACCATTTGCGGAGGCCGGCCAGCCGGAGGAGGTCGTCGCCGCCGTCCACGACGACACCTTCCGGAGGGTGCTGGGACGCTCTACGGCGACGATCCGCTTCGACCTGGAGTTTTGGGCGGTGATCGATTCGGCGCCCGCGGGAACCGATGTCCTGCTGAGCGGACCGGTGACCCAACTGATCTATCCCGACATCGATTGGGACAGCATCGACTGGGGGAACGTGGACTCGGACCAGTTCGATCCGAAGCCCGTGCGGAGCGTCCGACCCCTGTCGATCCAGTTCCAGGAGGGGAAGGGGCGGGTGACTTACACGTCGTTCCACAACGAGGCGCAGAACACGGAGGATGCCGACCTCCTCCTCGAGCAGCTGATCTTCAGCCTCTGATCCGTTCCCTCACATCGGAGGGCGTGTGCAGGCGCGCCATCGTCAGCGCGTCCACGAAGGCGCCGTCGCGGTGGAGTGGACAAGGTTTCAGCCGTGGTGCGGCGTCCTGTCGCCGGTGAGAGAGAAATTGAGGGGCAGGGCGTCCGCATAGTGAAGCCTCTCGGCGAGCTCCGCCTCGGTCCAACCCCGACGGAAGCGCTACTCGGCCACTTCAGCCCCCTCTGGCCTCGAAGGTCGGCGCGCAGCTCGCGTATTCGGGTGGCTCGTCCTCGAGGAAGCCGGTCTCGGCGTGGATGAAGCCGACGACCCCGTTTCCGAACGCCACGGCGACGCGGTTGACGAAATCGGTCCAGGTGCTCGTCTGCATCACCTCGCCCCAGGCGAGGAATCCGGCGCGGTAGCCGCTGCTGCTCGAGCGGGCATGGCTGCGGATGTGGAAGAGAACGTCGCCTCGGCGATTCCGGTAGCTGCCGAAAGTGATGCGGCCGGCCTCGGGATGGCCCTCCTCTGTGCCGAGAGTGAGGCTCCGGGCGTTGGCGTGAAGGACGCGGACGCGGAAGCGGCCGTCGCCGGCGAGCTTCACCTCGAGGTCGTCGCCCGGCTCTAGGGCTGCGTCCCTGCCATCGCTGCGCGTGAAGACGACGAGCTCCGACGGTGCGAAGGATGCGAAGTGGCGCTTCACGTCCTCCATGAGCCGCGCGGGCGAAACACGGCAGCGGCGGATCACGGCCCAATAGTCCCGCCTCAGGAGCGGGCCGACCCCTCGCTCGGCGAGGAGCAGGGCGTGCCTCGAGCGCTTCCGCATCGAGCGAAGGGTGGGAACGTTGGCACCAGATGGGGAGGTGCGATGGATGATCGGGTGAACCCCGCCAGCGAGGCGTCGGAGCTCGTCTATCGGGCTGCGCCCGTGTTCCGGGCGGAGCACGGCGAGACCCGGCTCACGCGGCTGGTGGAGCAGCAGTCGGCGAAGGTCTCCTCGGTCGTGTTCCTCTTTGCATCGATCGGCACGATGGTCGCCTCGCTGGCGCTGGAGCTGGCGGGCAAGCGGCGGGTGAGCCGGTTCATCGGAATGTGGCCGGGCCCGATCCTGGCGATGGGCGTCTACAACAAGCTGGTGAAGACGTTCGGCGCAAGGTGAAGCCAGAACTCGAGCGTCGCACTCCAAGGCGGCCTTGACGCCCGCGGAGCCTATCGGTACTGATTTGCGGCGTAAGGGGAGTAGTTCCGCCATCCGGATGATGGCGAGGGGCGATCGACACGCTGGCCCGACGGGCCCGGTCCCCCACCTCGGCGACGAGGCGAACGAGACCTTCGACCAGGATTTCATGCCTGGCCGAAGTCTCGTGTCCGTCGATCCGGCGCCCGACCTCGGTCAGATCGAGGTGCCGAGTGTCCAAGAGCTGCTGGAAGATTTCGCTGGTCGGCCTGTTCGCCGCTCCGAGCGTCGTCGTTCGCCTGACTGGCGTTCCGTTGAACCCGTTGGTGACGATCCTCGTGTACGGCGCGGGAGTGGTCGCGGCGTCGTTCCTGCTCGCGTGGGCCGCCGAGATCGCGCAGGTCGACATCTCGGCGAGCTTCGCGACGGCGATCCTGGCGCTCGTCGCGGTCCTTCCCGAGTACACGGTGGATCTGTACTTCGCCTACGCCTCCGGGACGCGCCCCGAGTACGCAGCCTACGCCGCGGCGAACATGACGGGGAGCAACCGCCTTCTCATTGGCATCGGATGGCCATTGGTCGCCCTGGTGTTCGCGTGGGCGCTCAGGCGGCGGAAGGAGCCTCATCGGCCCGTCACGCTCCAGCCGCGGCGGCGCGTCGAGCTCGCCTTCCTGGCTCTGGCGAGCGTCTACGGCTTGATCATCCCTTTGAAGCGGACGGTGAGCCTCGTAGACGCCGCCGTGCTCCTGGCGATCTTCGCTTGGTACATGTGGCGCACGTCGAAGCAGGAGCGAGAGGAGCCCGAGCTCCACGGCCTGCCGTCGATCGTCGCGCAGAAGCCGGCGCCGATCCGTCGGGGAATCGTGGCGGCCTTCTTCCTCGTGGCGGCGGGGGTGATCGTGGTGGCCGCCAAGCCCTTCGCGGACGGTCTGATCGAGGCCGGCCGTACCTTCGGCATCGACGAGTTCCTGCTGGTGCAGTGGCTCGCACCGCTCTCGTCCGAGGCCCCTGAGCTCCTGGTCGCCGCCATCCTCGCGTTCCGAGGCGAGGACGAGACGGCGCTGGGCACGCTGCTCTCGTCGAAGGTGAACCAGTGGACGCTGCTGGTCGGTAGCATTCCGGTGGCCCATCTGCTGGGAGGAGGAGGGACCTTCCTTCCGCTCGATGCGCGGCAGGTCGAGGAAGTGTGGCTCACCGCGGCGCAGGCCATCTTCGCGACGGCGTTGCTCCTCTGCCTCCGCCTCCGAGCGCGCGATGCGCTCCTGCTCTTCGGGACCTTCGCGCTGCAGTTCGCCTTCCCGCATCCCTCTGCTCGGCTCATCTTCGCGGGCCTCTACGGAGCGATGGCGCTCGCGCTCATCGTCGTGCGGCGGCGGGAATTGATGCCGACGCTTCGGATGCTGAGCGTCGACGGCGCGTTGACCACAAATCGGTGAGCTCGCGGCCGTGCCGGGTAGCATGTCTGGATGCCCTCCGACTCCACCATGTCCCGACGCGCAGCTATGGCTGCCGAGGCCGTCGCTCGGCGATTCGGCTTGGCGGTGAGGGAGCCGGTCGTCGTCGGCGGCTACAGCAACACGATCGTCCGCTTGGCGCCCCTGCCGGTGGTTGCGCGGATCGCGACGGGGACGAGCCTCGTTCGCAATGGTCCCGCTTGGCTCGAGCGAGAGGTCGACGTCGCTCGCCACCTCGCGGCTGCCGACGCACCTGCGGTCCGACCGAGCGCGCTCGTGGAGGCAGGGCCCCACTCGCATGAGGGCCTGACCATGACCTTCTGGGAGCTCGTCGAGATCCGACCGGATCCGATCGATCCTCGGCTCGCCGCTCGAACGCTCCGTCAATGCCACGAGGTGCTCGATGGCTACCGCGGCGCGTTGCCGACATGGGCTGCGATCGACGAGGCGAGCCGCTTGCTCGATCACCCGCTGGTCGTATCTGCCTTGGGCGCCGAGGAGCGGGAGGTCTTGCAGAGCGCTGCGGAGCGAGTAGGCACCGTGATGCGCTCGGGAGGCGTGACGCTCCGGCCGCTCCACGGTGACGCCCATGGCCAGAACCTCTGGAACACGAGCGTCGGGCCGATCTGGGGCGACTGGGAAGACGCCTTCGCGGGCCCGGCGGAGTGGGACCTCGCGTGCCTGGTTTCCGCGTCGGCGGTGCTGGGGGACGGGAGCGAGGCGGCCGAGGTCCTGCGGTGCTACGGCGGCAGCGTGGACGAGGCGATGCTCGACCACATGATCGAGGCCCGTACGCTTCAAGCCATCGTGTGGGCCGCGCTCCTGCTGCCGGACGCCGAGCGGAACCCGAAGCTGCTCGCGAGGCTGGAATGGCTCCGGACGAGACTTCGCCCGTGAGCTGACGGCAGCGCGCTTCGGCGAAAAAATGACCTGAAGCCTGCCTCGGCCTCGTCGACTCGAAGCGTGGCCTTGGACCTCGGCTGTCGGACCCCTGCGGTATGCCTGGATGGGTGGCGCGGGTAGGACCGCGCGGGGGGAAGCAGATGCTCTCGCTCGAGCACGAGGCACTCGTGGAGCTCTTTCGCAGCTCACCCAAGCTGGCCGCCGAGGCGATCCGAGCGGCCTTCGATCTTCCGCTCCCGGAGGGCGAAGGCCAAACGCTGGAGTCGACGCTCAATCAAATCGTGCCGACCGAGCTCCGTGCCGATCTCGTCGTCGCCTTCGGGGACGCGCGGGTGATCGTCGAGGTGCAGCTCGCGCGAGACGAGGATAAGCGCTGGATCTGGCCCTGTTACGTGACGACTTTGCGGGCGCGCGAAAGATGTAGGTCCCTATTGCTGGTGGTGACGAATTCCGCTGAGGTTGCGAGATGGGCGCGTAGGCCCATCTCCTTGGACACCCCTGGATCGAGCTATGTCCCCCTCGTTCTCGGACCCGGCTCGTGTCCAAGGATCACGGACCTGGAGATGGCGCGGAGGTTGCCGGCGCTCACTGTCTTGTCGGCGATGGTCCACGCGCGGGACGAGCCGGATCTGGAGGTGGCCATCGCGGCGTTGGCGGGCGCCATGGCGCTCGATTCGGATCGGGCTACAATCTATGGCGATCTGGTGCTGCGCTCGATGGGGGAGCTGGCCCAGCAGGTTCTGGAGGCGTTCATGTCCATTCGGTCGGGAGGCTACGAATACCAGAGCGAATTTGCGCGGAAGTACTGGTCGAAGGGCCTCGAAGAGGGTCTCGAGAAGGGTCGCGAAGAGGGGCTCGAGAAGGGTCGTGAAGAGGGCCTCGAGATGGGGCAGGAGGAAGGGCGCAGGGCGATCGCGGGAGCCGTCGTCAAGGTGCTCACGGGGCGCGGACTCCCTCTCTCAGAGTCCCAGCGTTCTACGATCCTCGACGCGACCGACTTGGCAACGCTCGATCGGTGGCTGTCGCTCGCGCTCTCCGTCGGGTCTGCAGAAGACCTGCTGGCCAACCGCACAGGTCCGACGGGCCCGGCCGAGTAGCTGGGCGCTCGCCTGGCCGCTCGATCGTGATCGACGTGGACGGCCACCGGGGATTGTCGACTATTGTGCAGTCGTGTCGAATCCCCGCCCCACCTGCCTTCGCTGCCGCCGGCCGGAGTCCTTCTGCTGGTGCAGGAAGATCGAGCCGGTCGCTACCCGCACGCGGCTGGTCTTCTTGCAGCACCAGCGCGAAAGCCGCGTCCGCATCGGCACGGCCCGCATCGCGCATCTTGCGCTCTTGAACTCCGAGTTCCACGTGGGGACGTCGTTCCCGATGGAGCCGGCGCCCCGGACGGCGGTGCTCT
The Vulgatibacter incomptus DNA segment above includes these coding regions:
- a CDS encoding mucoidy inhibitor MuiA family protein, with product MSPRTPAALLLLFLLPSFAAADTKVSSTLDEVTVYPGSALVTRRARTNLAAGEVRLLVEGLTPSLLDDSVRVQASGSAKARILGISVEAQPLTESSSAPLRAAEEALRELEDRDRELLDQATTAGKERDFLDALRSTYAKEQSENLGARGRNPKDWAAMVEYLGKEYTAIQKRLRRAEADRRELAPKLDAARADVSRLRDTGALAGKRVVIDLVVAKEGVLTLELGYRVLGASWRPAWDARLDPATGKVELDLQAVVEQRTGEDWRGVTLAVSTARPEQRIFVGELEPLYLRKAQPVREKFRSRMAPAPSMSGAAKEDYAESYDVEAPARFDVGVVATTVTATAKASVPSTGEERKSPLGVFSLDSKLARVASPRLDERAYLVAEATNGTGVPLFAGPVELFVGGAYAGRSSLADVPPGGELKLAFGPDPRIRLDRKVLDRSRDESGLFSKTETIHYRIRTTVKNHHDAMVELLLRDLVPVSQDEDIAVTILSGTTAPEGRADESKPGVKSWTLKLGPGEERAIELRYAVSYPKGQAIDGLP
- a CDS encoding aminoglycoside phosphotransferase family protein; this encodes MREPVVVGGYSNTIVRLAPLPVVARIATGTSLVRNGPAWLEREVDVARHLAAADAPAVRPSALVEAGPHSHEGLTMTFWELVEIRPDPIDPRLAARTLRQCHEVLDGYRGALPTWAAIDEASRLLDHPLVVSALGAEEREVLQSAAERVGTVMRSGGVTLRPLHGDAHGQNLWNTSVGPIWGDWEDAFAGPAEWDLACLVSASAVLGDGSEAAEVLRCYGGSVDEAMLDHMIEARTLQAIVWAALLLPDAERNPKLLARLEWLRTRLRP
- a CDS encoding DUF1990 family protein codes for the protein MRKRSRHALLLAERGVGPLLRRDYWAVIRRCRVSPARLMEDVKRHFASFAPSELVVFTRSDGRDAALEPGDDLEVKLAGDGRFRVRVLHANARSLTLGTEEGHPEAGRITFGSYRNRRGDVLFHIRSHARSSSSGYRAGFLAWGEVMQTSTWTDFVNRVAVAFGNGVVGFIHAETGFLEDEPPEYASCAPTFEARGG